From the genome of Vicinamibacterales bacterium:
GGCCCGCGTCTTCCGCATCAGCGCCCGTTACCGCTTCTGAGCACGGCCGGGACCCCGGGGCGCCGGCCTATTTCGGGTCGGCGACCTTGGGATCCTGGTAGGTCTTCTCGAGCGCGGACAGGTACTGGCCGAACAGGCCCTTGATGCCGTCGAACTCCTTCTTGACGGCCGCCCGGTAGGCTTCGTTGGTGGCGAAGTCGGTCAAGAGCGCGGCCATCGCCTGCGCCTGCACGCGGAAGCCGTCGTGGCCCACGGGCTTCAGGTTGTCCTGGTCCATCTCGTAGGTGTGGTTGGGCCAGTCGGAGGTGTAGGCGCTGAAGCCGACGCCGGGAATGTCGCGCGAGACGCTGCCGCTCTCCTCGAAGCCCTGCGGCTTGCCGGGCTGGTCCAGCACCTTCCCGGCGCCGTACCGCTTCATGTAGGCGAAGGCGAGCTCGGCCAGGGTCGCCACCGAGATGCCGTCGCGGTTGCTCCCGTAGTTGTCGATCTTCACCTTCGTCCCCGTGGCGAGGGCCGCCGCCTTCGCGGCGTCGTCCACGAACCCGCGCACGGTCTTCAGGTACACCTCGTCGGGGTAGCGGATGTAGAAGTCGGCCTGCGTCCGGTCCGGCACGACGTTGGGCGCCGCGCCGCCCTCGGTGATGATGCCCTGGATGCGCGCCTCCGGCCGGATGTTGCTCCGCACGCCGTCGATGTTGTCGAAGAGCTTGATGACGGCCGTGAGCGCGTTCCTGCCGTTCCAGGCCGTCATCTGGTGCGCCGGGGCACCGCTGAAGGTGTACTTCACGCCGTCGATGTTGAGACAGCACGTCCCGAATCCCGGCGCCGGCCGCGACGTGACCGTGCTCGCGTGGCTCCTGACGATGACGTCCATGCCATGGAACACGTTGGCCTTGTGCATCACGGTCTTCGCGGACGGCTCGAGGAGCTCTTCCGCCGGCGTCCCGAACACCGTCACGGTGCCGGGAAGGTGCTCGGCCGCGAGGAACTCGGCCACGGCGATGGCGGCGGCGATGCCCACCGGCCCCTGCGCGCAGTGCTGGTCGCCATGAAAGGCGCCTTGCGTGCCGCGCAGCGCGTCGTACTCCACGATCACGCCCAGGTTGGGCCGGCCCGATGCGCCCTTGTAGCGGGCCGTGAACGCGGTGGCGAACCCGCCGCCGCCCATCTCCACGCTGAACCCGTGCGCGCGGAGCGTCGCCGTGAGCTTCTCGGCCGACCGCGTCTCCTCGTAGCCGACTTCGGGATGCGTGCAGATGTCGTCGGAGAGGGCCAGGAGCTCGGTGTCGAGCAGCGCCTTGGCCCGGGCGGCCACGCCGTCGCGCCTGGCGTTCGGGGCCTGGATCGTCGTCACGAGCGCCGGGACGTCGAGCGACGCCTCGAGGGCAGCCATCTGCCGCAGCACGTCCTTCGCCGCCTCGCGCTCGGTCTGCGTCTCCTGAGACGCAGCCGGGCCGGCCACTCCCACGACCGCCACCGCCACCATCCCCCACGTCCTCATCCGTGCCCGTGCCATGCCCGCCTCCCTCCGAACGAGTCTACCGCCCGCGGCTGCGGCCGCGGCGCCGCCGGGGCGCGCCTCGGCCGGTCCGCCGCCCGCCATCGACTAGAATGCGCGCCGAGGAGTCCTTCAATGACCCGCCGCCTGATCGTCGCCGGCCTCGCCGCGCTCGGCCTCTCGGTCCTTCACGCGCCGCTCGACGCCCAGCCGTCCGCCGTCACGCTCAGGGCGCCCCGCCTCATCGACGGCCGGGGCCAGCAGCGCACGGACGCCGTCGTGACCGTCGGCGGCGGTCGCATCACGGCCGTGGGCGCCGCGCAAGGGCCGGCCACCTACGACCTGACGGGGCTGACGCTCCTGCCCGGCTTCATCGACACCCACGTCCACATCGGCTGGCACTTCGCCAACGGCCGCTTCGTCAGCGGCCGGAGCCCCCGAGGTGGCCGTCCTGTATGCGGCCGAGAACGCCTGGGTCACCCTGATGGCCGGCTTCACCACCATCCAGTCGGTCGGCTCGGCATCTGACAAGGCGCTGCGCGACGCCATCAACCGCGGGGTGCTGCCGGGCCCGCGCCTGCTCTCGTCGCTCGGGCAGATCTCGAATCCGAAGATGACGCCCGACGAGATGCGCGCGCGCGTGCGCCAGCTCAAGGCCGACGGCGCCGACCTGGTGAAGATCTTCGCGTCGGCCAGCATCAGGGACGGTGGCGTCCCGACGCTGTCCCAGGCGCAGCTCGACGCCGTGTGCGGCGAGGCACGCGCCCAGGGCCTGCGCTCCATGGTGCACGCCCACGCGCCGGAGGCCATGATGCGGGCCGCGCGCGCCGGCTGCACGACGGTCGAACACGGCGGGCTGGCCGACGCGGCCTCGCTCGCGTTCCTGGCCGAAAAGGGCGTCTGGTTCGATCCCAATATCGGGCTCGTCACCCAGAACTACCTGGAGAACAAGGCGAAGTTCCTGGGCATCGGCAACTACACCGAGGAAGGCTTCGCCTCGATGGAGAAGGCGCTCGGCATGAAGGACGCCATGTTCTCGGCGGCGCTGAAGACGAAGGGCCTGAAGATGGTGATGGGCACCGACGCGGTGGCCGGCGCCCACGGCCAGAACATGCGCGAGACGATCGAGCGCGTGAAGTCCGGCCAGGCACCCATGGACGCCATCGTGTCGATGACGTCGCTCGCCGCCGCGTCGATGAACCTCGACAAGGACGTCGGCGCCATCGCGCCCGGCCTCCAGGCGGATCTCGTGGCCGTCGAGGGCGATCCGCTGACCGACATCACCGCGCTGCAGCGCGTGCGGTTCGTGATGCGGGGAGGCGTGGTCTACAAGTACGAGCGCCGTTAGTCGCGCCGCCGATGTCGTCCCGTCGGTCGACCGTCGTCCGCCTCGGCGCGGCGCTCATGGCCCTGGTCCTGGCAGCGCCGGCCATGGCGCAGCCCGTGCGCTATGCGGTCGCCGGACACGTGGAGATCGGCAACGGCCAGGCGGCCTCCCACCTCCCGGTCTCGCTCGGCTCGGGCTCCACCGTCGTGGCCAGCACGACGACGGACGCGAACGGGCGATTCGTGTTCGTCGATGTCGCTCCCGGCCGCTACTGGATCGATGCGCGCGTCGGCGCGCTGGGGAGTTGGGGCGACTCCATCGAGGTCGGCCCCCGTCTGCCGGAGGACGTGACCGTCAGCCTCCACCTGATGGACGACGTCACGGTGGCGGGACTGGCGGCCCCGCTGGAACGGTCGGTCGTCCAGATGGGTGCACGCGAACTCGACAGCCGCCCGCTGCGGCTGCAGAGCCGCGCGCTGCCGCAGGCACTCGCCTCGGCGCCCGGCTGGGCCGAGGAAGACAACGGGCTGCTGCACGTGCGCGGGGTCGACGACGGCGTGCTGTTCGTGGAGGACGGCATCCCGGTCTACGACCGGCTCGACGTCGCGTTCGGCATTCCGCCGTCGCTCGCCGCCGCCGGCACCGTCGACGTGGCCACCGGCCACACGCCCGCGCAGTTCGGACTGAAGTCCGGTGCGGTCGTCGTCGTCAACTCTCCGCCCGCGCCGCAGCGTTGGCGCGGCGAGGCGCGCGGCGGGTCCGGCAGCAGCGACCTCGCGAGCACGTCGGCCTCGGCCGGCGGCCCGTTCCGGCGCGGTTTCGATCTGTTCGCGGCGACGACCGCCGAACGCTCGTCGCGGTTCCTCGACCCGGTGCATCCCGACAACATGCACAACGTGGGAGGCGTGGCGGCGGGGTCGCTCCGACTGCGGGCCTCGCTGCCACGAGGCGGGCAGGCCACGGCGCTCGGCCGCCTCGGCCGCTCGCGCTACGACGTGCCGCACGGTGAGGCGCAGGACGAGGCCGGCCAGGACCAGCGTCAGCGCATCGTGCAGAGCGCCGCGTCGGTGGCGTGGCAGCAGCCGCTGCGCAGCACGGCGCTCCAGGTCGGCGCCTACGTGCGCCGGGTCGACGCGCAACTGCTGCCTTCCGCCGCCGACACGCCGCTCAGCGCCGCGTCCGATCGCCGCCACGACCGCCAGGGGGCCCTGGCCACGTGGAGCCGGCTCGTGGGGCGCCATACCCTGACCGCCGGAGGCGAGCTCGCCCGCCTGGCACTGCACGAGGACTTCCGCTTCGCCGTCACCGCGGACGACGCCGACGGCCTGTCCGATGCCGCCCGCAGCTTCACGCCCGCCCGTCCCTTCGTCTTCGGCGATCGCATCGCCCGCACGCAGTGGTCGGCGTTCGCGCAGGACCGCGTCGATGCGGGACCGGTGTCGTTCGACGTCGGCCTGCGCTACGACCGCACGTCGCTGCTGGTCGAGGCGTCGCAGTGGAGCCCGCGGCTGGGCGCCGGGCTGGACCTCGCCGGGCTCCGCGCGTCGATGCGCGCGTCGTTCAACCGGTTCTTCCAGCCGCCGCAGGCCGAGCACCTGCTGCTCGCCTCGTCGGAGGCAGCCCGCGCGCTGTCGCCGTTCGCAACCGACGACGATGCCGAGTCCGGCGGGGCCGCCATCGAGCCCGAACGACAGAGCGCGTGGGAGCTCGGCTGGGCGCAGCGCCTGCCGGCGTCGCTGGAGCTGGACGTCGCCGCCTGGCGGCGGTCCGTCGAGAACTACGCCGACCCGAACGTGTTCTTCGGCACCACCATCGTCTTCCCGAATGCGGTCGCGCACGGGACGGCGCGCGGCCTGGACGTGCGCCTGTCGCTGCCCCCGGTCCGCGGGTGGACGGCGTCGGCCACCTACACGCTGTCGAAGGTGGAGCAGGAAGGACCGATCACGGGCGGCCTCTTCCTGGAGGACGACCTCGACGACATCGGCGAGGGTGTCGTGTTCACGCCCGATCACGATCAGCGGCACGTGGGTGCGCTGACGGTGACGTGGGTGCAGCCGGTCGGCCGCTGGTCCGCGTCCGCCCAGGCCCGGTATGCCAGCGGCACCCCGCTCGAGGTCGGCGATCTCGACGACGACGAGCTCGACGACCTGCTGGAGCGCCCGGGGGCGGACCTCATCGACGTCGGACGCGGGCGCGTGAAGCCGCGCCTGATGCTGGACCTCACGGCGTCGATGCGCCTCACACGCGCGGCCTGGGGCACCCTGACGCTGGGCGCGAGCGTGCTGAACGCCTCGAATCGCCGCTACGCCTACAACTTCGGCAATCCGTTCAGCGGCACGCACTTCGGCGCCCCGCGGCAGCTGCGGGTGGATCTCACCGCCGCCTTTCGCTGACCGGCGCCCAGCCTCAGGCCAGGGCGCCGGAGGACCGGGCTACTCGCGGCCGCCGTGCGCGGCGATGGCCTGCAGGGCCGCCCGGCTGACCACCAGCGGGTCGTGGAAGCGGGTGCCCCATCCGAGCGGCGTCACGTCCCGATACTCGTGCCAGGCCTCGACGTGCAGCCGTGACCTGAGCGAAGCGCGCGCGTTCGGTGACGCGCCGTGGGCGAGCAGGAGGTCCACGAACGGATCGCGCTCGGACGCGACGTCCGGATAGCGGACGCCGAGTCGCGCGGCGTACGACACGACCGCGCTGAAGAGCGGCGTATGCCCGCCGAACCCGTCCCCATCGACGGCGGCGCGCGCGTCCGGGTCCATGCCCCGATCGAGCAGCCATCGCGCCACGTCGAGCTCACCGTATTCGATGGCCATGTGGAGCAAGGTCGCGCCGCCCAGCGGCGTCCCGGTCGCGGCGGATCCGTCGTCGGGCTGGCAGCCCAGGGCCGGGGGAAAGAAGGCGTCGAAGGGGAACGTCCGCTCGAGCATCGCGGGATCGCGGTCGAGGTGCCGGGCGAGGAGGTCGAGGCGTCCGCGATGCACGGCCATCGTCGGCGTGTCCGGCAGCTCGACGCCGTGCGTTTCCAGCAGATCCAGGCACGCGTGCTTCCCACGCGGATCGCGCGAGTACGTCTCGAGCACGAGCGCGACCGGCGCGCGGGGATCGCCGGCGCCATCGGCGACCCTCGCGCCGAGATCCAGCACGTAGGCCAGGCCCTCGGCATTGAGCGTCTCGCACGGCCCCATGACGGCGCCGGGAGGCAGCGGGGGCCGGCCCGCGAGATCGCGCAGCAGTGTCGCCGTGTCGAGCCGGCCCTGGAGCACGGCGCGATCGAACGCGCGCTCGACGTCTCTGGCGCCGAGGTCCCACAGCGTCCGGATGACGGCGTCCTTGCCGAGGTTCGCCGCGTACGACATCGGCGGTCCCCAGTTGCAGCGGGACGTGCCGCGGGCCATCTCGACGAGGAGCGCCGGCCGACGGCGCACCATCGCGCGCACGGTGTCGACGTCGTCGTCCCAGATGGCGGCCACGAGGCGGCACGCATCGACGAGCCGCGGCCAGCTCGCCACGCCGTAGCCGCGTGCCAGCGCGAACTGCGCCTGCGCGCGGGTCGGCGCGGCCGGCGTGACGGCGTCGCCGAGCGCGGCGCGCATCTCGGCGATCGCGGCGGGGTCGCCGGCTCGCGCCTGCCGCTGCAGGTCGCGGGCCTGGTGCGTCAGCTGCGTCAGATCGGGGCGGACGGGCAGGTGACGGGCGGACACAGGCCTCACCGGTCCTCCTCCACGAAGGTCCTGAGGCGCGCCAGCGACTGATCCCAATCACTGGCGATCTGGCCGAGGAGCCGTCGCACCTCGGCCAGTCGCGCCTGGTCCACGCGCCAGCGCTGCTCGCGGCCCGTGCGATCCGCGCGAGCGAGGCCCGCGTTCGAGAGCACGCGGAGGTGCTTCGTGACGGCCTGCCGCGTGAGATCCGTGCCGGCGGCCAGCGAGGCGATCGACTGCGGCCCCGCGTCGCAGAGCCGGGTCACGAGATACAGCCGCGTCCGATCGCCCAGCGCCGTGAAGACGGGCGCTGCGGTCTGGAGGCGCCGGGCCGCCGCGGCCTTCGTGGGCGGCTTCGCGCCCCCCGGGCGCGCCTTCGCGGCCTGGTGCGCGGTCACGGGCGGCTCGCGAGGTAGGCCGTGACGAGCCGGGCCTGCAGCGCCCAGCCTTCCTCGTTGGCCGTGAAGGCGGCCGCCCGCTTCTCGAGCGGCACCCGCTCGAAGCCCGATTCACGGAGCGTGAGCCGCGTGCCCTCGGGCGTCTCGTCGAGCACCAGCTCCACGAGCGTCGTCGGCGCGGTGGCCGGGTCCTGCCCTCCCAGGTCGTACGGATGCCACCGGAACGCGAGCCGGCGCATGGGCTCCACGGCCTCGACCCACACGTCGAAGGTCACGCCGGCGTGCGGCGCCTGCATGGCCGCCACGTCCGCGTCCACGGTCGTGGGCACGATGCGCGCGCCCACCCTGGCGCCGGCCACGAACGGCCCATCGAACTCGGCGCCGAACCACGCCCCGAACTGGCGGGCGTCGCTCACGGCCTCCCACACGCGGGCGAGCGGCGCGGCGAGGACCGCGGTCTTCGTGATGACGTCGGACATCATGCAACCTCCAGGTTGCATGACATGCTACCGCACCCGCACCGCCGAGGCGAGCGCATCGGCCCCGGCGGCCACGTCGGCGCCGTCGTTGTAGACGTGCACCGAGGCGCGGACCCGGCCGTGTTCGCCCGTGACGAGCACGCCGGCGGCCTCGAGCGCCTCGCGGATGCGTTCGGGGTCGGAGGCCGCCACCGCGACGCTGCCGGCCCGCGCGGCGGCCGGCTCGGGCGTCACGACGGCCAGGCCATGGGCCGCGAGGCGGGCGCGGAGTTCGCCGGACAGCGCGAGCGTGTGCGCTTCCACCGCGTCCATGCCGAGCGCGGCCAGGTAGTCCAGGGCGTCGTCCAGCACGTAGAGCGGGCCCCACGCGGGGTTGCCGGGCTCGAACGCCCGTCCGGTCGTGAGGGGCGCCACCTCGTCCGGGGCGTCCATCGGCGGCCGCCAGGTCACGGAGTGCCACCCGGTGAGCGCCGGCCGCCAGTCGGGCACGCGGGCGCGGTTCCAGTACGCGACGGCGACGCCCTGATGGCCCAGCAGGAACTTGTAGCAGCACCCCACGAGGAAGTCGGCCACCGGCGCCTCGACGGGGACCGACCCGAGCGCGTGCGACGCGTCGACGACGAAGAGGGCGCCCACCCGTCGCGCCATCGCAGCATACGCCTCGAGATCGTGGCGCTCGCCGGTGAGGAACGACACATGGCTCACGGCCACGACCCGCGTGCGCCGGTCCACCGCCTCGGCGAACCGGGCGAGCGGCGCGCGCCAGGTGGACGGCTCGGGCGCCACCGCACGCACCTCGACGCCGTGCCGGCGCTGCGCCAGGAACGGGTTCATGAGCGACGGGAACTCCCAGCGCTCCATGACCACGTTGTCGCCCTCGCGCCAGTCCACGGCGTCGGCCACGAGGCTGATGCCGTGGGCCACGCTGGACGGGAACCCGATGTCGCCGGGATCGGCGCCGAGGAGCGCGCCCACCTTGGCGGCCACGCGCCGCCGGACTCGCTCGTTGGCCTCGGCGCCCGCCAGGCCCGTGCCCTTGGCGGCGAGGGCGCGCGCCAGCGCATCCTGGTGCCGGGCGAGCGCCGGCGTCTGGCCGCCGCCGGCCAGGTGGACGACGCCGTCGAGGCGGAGGAAGTCGGCGCGGGAGGCGAGCGGGGCGGACATCGGCGCGGCTCCGCGTGCGCTAGGGGTGCTTGTAGATCGTGCCGTCCTTCATCACGAACCGCACGTGGCGCAGCGCGCCGATGTCGCGCGTGGGGTCGCCCTCGACGGCGATGAGGTCGGCCAGCAGCCCCTGGGCCACGCGGCCGACCTTGTCGCCCACGTGGAAGGTCGTCGCGTTGCCGGAGGTCGCGATGCGGGTCGCCTCGGCCGCGGACACGCCCGCGGCCACCATCATCTCGAGCTCGCGGACGTTCTCGCCGTGCGGGAAGACGCCCACGTCACCGCCGAAGCACAGGTTCACGCCGGCCTTCATCGCGGCCTGGAACGTCGCGCGCTTCGCGGCGAGCCGGGCCGGCTCCGGGTCCTGGCCCTTCTTCCAGCCCGCGTACTGCGCGGTCGCGTCCCCGGCGGCGAGGGTGGGACAGAACGTGACGCCCTTCTCCTTCATGAGCGCCCAGATCTCGGGCGTGCCGGCGTCGCCGTGATCCACCGTCTCGGCGCCGGCCATGATGGCCCGGCGCATCCCTTCCGGCGTGCTCGCGTGGACGGCCACGTAGCGGCCGCTGCTCCTGGCGACGGCCACGATGGCCGCGATCTCTTCCACGCTGAAGGTCGGGCGCGCTTCGCCGTTCGGGCCCCAGCGGTAGTCGGCGTACACCTTCACGAAGTCGGCGCCGCGCCCGATCTGGCGCCGCGCCACGTGGGTGACGCCCTCGATGCCGTCGGCCTCTTCGGCCCCCTGTGGCACCGTGACCTCGGGCGCGAAACCCTTCGGTCCGTAGGAGCCGGTCACGACCATGGCCGGGCCGGCCACGAGCATCCGCGGCCCGGGGACCACGCCGTCCTGGATCGCCTGCTTGAGCCCGACGTCGGCGTAGCCGGCGCCCTCGGTGCCCATGTCGCGCACGGTCGTGATGCCGGCCATCAGCGTGTCGCGCGCGCTCACGGTCGCGCGGGCCACGCGATACGCGAGCGGCTCGCGCAGCACCTGGTCGTTCCAGACCGTCTCGTTGTAGGGGTGCAGGAGCAGGTGCGAATGTCCCTCGACGAGCCCCGGCATGAGCGTGAGCCCGGGGAGCGCCACGCGCTCCGCGCCGGACGGCACGGCCAGCGACGCCAGCGGACCCGCGGCCTCGATCGTCCGGCCGCGCACGACCACGCCCCATCCTTCGTGCATGGCCGCGCCGTCGTACACCCGCGCCGGCTGCAGGACCTGCGCGGGCGGGGCCTGGGCGGCGCCGGGAAGAGGCGCGATCAGAGCGGCGAGACCGGCGGCGGCGATGAGGCGGCGTGTCATGAGGGGCTCCCTGCGGAAGACGCGGCGCCCAGCATAGCAGTCCGGCGCGAGGCCTCCGGCGAGGAGGCGCGCGGGCGGCCGCGCCGCGCGATGGTACGATGCCGCCCATGGAGACGGCCGACGTCGTCATCGTGGGCGGCGGGTGCATGGGGGCCGCCACGGCGTACTACCTCACCCTGCACGGCGCCGGCCGCGTGGTGCTCGTCGAACGCGACGCGCGGCTCGCCGCGGGCTCCACCGGCCGGAACGCCGGCGGCGTGCGGCACCAGTTCTCGGACCCGGCGAACATCGCCCTGTCTCGCGAATCCATCGCGCTCTTCGAGCGCTTCGAGGCCGAGGTGGGCACGCCCATCGACTTCTGGCAGGACGGCTACCTCTTCCTGCTCTCGTCCGAGGCGAGCGTCGCCGCCTTCACGGCGGCCGTGGCCCTGCAGCGGTCGGTCGGCATCGACGTGGCCTGGCTCTCGGGCGCCGACGCAGCGGCGATGACGCCGGGCCTCGACGCGACCGACGTCCTGGCCGCGACGTTCTGCGCGAAGGACGGGATCGCCGATCCCAACGGCGTGACGATGGGCCTGGCGAAGGCGGCCCAGGCTCGGGGCCTGACGATCCACAAGGGCACGGAAGTGACGGGCCTCGACGTCGCGCACGGACGCGTGCGCGGCGTCCGCACCTCCCGCGGCGACATCGCCTGCGGCGCCGTCGTGAACGCGGCGGGCCCATGGGCGGGACAGGTCGCCGCCCTCGCCGGCGTCGACCTGCCGGTGACGGCGGAACGCCGCCACATCTTCATCGCCCACCCAGCGGCGGGAGCGAACTGGGACGACCAGCCGTTCGCGGGCCGGACGCCGCGATCGCGCCTCATGGTGATCGACTTCGACACCACGTTCTACTTCCACCGGGAAGGCGGCGGCCTGCTCTTCGGGATGGGCGACCCCACCGAGCGGCCCGGCTTCGACACGAGCGTCCGCTGGGACTTCCTGCCGGAGGTGACGGCCGTGGCGATGCGGCGCCTCCCCGCCCTGGGCGATGCCGCCGTCACGCACGCCTAGGCCGGGCTCTACGAGATGACGCCCGACCACAACCCCGTCATCGGCCCCACGGGCGTGGACGGGCTCTACGCGATCGCCGGGTTCAGCGGACACGGCTTCCAGCAGGCGCCGGCCGCCGGCCGCCTGCTGGCCGACGTGATGCTGGGCCGCGATCCAGGACTCGACCTCACGGGCTTCGCCTTCGAGCGCTTCCGGTCGGGACGCGCCGCCGGCGAGCATCACGTGGTCTGAGCGCGGGCGACGAGACGCGTGCAGGCCGCCGACCTCTCCCCGGTCCCCGCCGACGCCCGCACGCAGTCGGGCTGGGACCTGTTCCTGGTCTTCGCCGCCGCCAACATCGTGGCGACGACGCTGCAGGTCGGCGCGTCGCTCGACGCCGGGCTCGCGCCGGCGCGGGTGGCCGCCGTCGTCGTCGTCGGCGCGATCGTCGGCGCCGGCATCGTGGGCCTGCTGGCCCCGGTGGGCGCGCGCCTGGGCGTGCCGTCGATGGTCGCGGCCCGGGACGCGCTCGGCCACACGGGCGCCCGTCTCGTCGCGGCCGTGCTCTTCGTGACCAATTTCGCCTGGATCGCCGTCAACAACGCGATCGCCGCATCGGTCGTGACCCGCATGCTGCCCCTCGGGCTGGGCGAGTCGGCGTGGGCCATCGCGGTCGGGATCCTCTCCACGGCGGTCGTCGCGCGGGGCCCGCTCGCGGTGCGCGCGGCGGACCGGGTCGCCGTGCCGCTCATGCTGGCCGCGGGCCTGGCGATCACATGGGTCGTCCTGCGCCTGCCGCCGGCCCCGCCAGCGGCGGCCGCGCTCACGCCCACGCCGCTGCCGGTGCTGCTCGACGTCGTCGTCGGCTACCAGGTGTCGTGGCTGCTGATGTTCGCCGACTACTCGCGCTTCACCGCCAGCCCCCGCGCGAGCGCCCGGGCCGTGTTCCTGGGCCTGGCGCTGACGGCCGTGTGGCTGATGCCGATGGGATGGCGGCTCGCCCGGCATGCGGGCAGCGCCGATCCCGGCACCATGCTCGCGGCAGCCGACGCGGGCGTGGCGGCGGCGATCCTGATCGCGCTGGCCACGATCACGACCAACTTCGTGAACATCTACCTGTCGTCGCTGGCGTGGCGCAGCGTCGTCCCGGCCGTGCCCGGCGGCGCGGCCGTCTGGATCGTGGGACTCGTGGGCACGGCGCTCGGCCTGACCGGGGGCTGGCTGGCGCGCTTCGCGGACTTCATGACGCTCGTGGGGTCGGTGCTCGTGCCGGTGGGCGGCGTCTTCCTGGCGCACTTCATCATCCGGCCCCACGCGACCGACCTCGCCGCGCTCTACGACCCGGCGGGGGCGCGGGCCGGCGTGCGCTGGCCCGGGGTGGCCGCGTGGGCGGCCGGCATCGTCGTGTACTACCTGGTGCCCGCCGGCGCCACCATGGCGAGCCTGGCCGTGGCGGTCGGCGCGTACCTGGCGCTCGGCGGCCGCGCCGCGGGCGACAGACGGCGCGCCGGCGTCAGCTGAGCGCGGGCACGTCCCGGTCGAACGCCGGCCGCGCGCGGGCCGCCAGCACGCGCACGCGAACCGCCCGGAGGCTGCGCAGGTGCGCGAGCGCCGCCACCGCGGCGTCGGCCACCGTGATCGACACGCCCGCGGCGCGGTGCGCCTCGTGGAAGTCGGAGTCGGCCGCTTCGGCCAGCGCCCGCTCGACCTCGACGTGATCGCGCCAGCCGAGCGCGACGGCGGCCTCGAAGCGGACGGCGGGCGCCGGGTCGCGGCGCAGCAGGCCGATGAGCGTCCGGCGCGTCTCGGGCGTCCACGGGTCGTCGCGGGCCAGTCGACGCACGGCCTGGCCGCGGCCGCCGTCGCCCGCCGGGTCGGCCGCGCAGGCCTCGTCGTCCGGAGTCCGCGCGCGGGCCTGGCGCTGGCCCGCACGCGGGGTGAGGTCGTGCGACACCGCCGTCGCGCCGGCCGTGGCCGGTGGGTCCGCCCTGGGCTGCCTCATCGCCGCATCGTAGGGGCGCCCTCGGCGCAAGACTTCAAGAGGGTGCTATGGAGCTGTAAAAGACCTGTTAAAAACCGGCGGGCCGCTTCCTTGTGAAGCGCCGGCCGCGGCGGTAGGATTCCAACACCCATGGCCTGGCGAGGAACGCTGCTGCTCATCGCCGTGATCGGGACGCTGCTGCCCGCCATGGCGTACCTCCAGTACCACTGGCTCGGCGACCTCAGCCGCCTCGAGCAGATGCGCGCGCGGACGAACCTCGACGCCGCGGCGCAGCGCCTCTCCATGGAGTTCGACGAGCTGCTGGCGGCCGTCTACGTGCGCTACGACGCCGAGCTGGCCGGCGCCTCGCTGGATCTAGCGGGGCACGGGGCCGCGGTGGTCGAGCGGTATCCCCACCTGATCAAGGACGCGTGGCTCGTGGTCCGGACCGACGCGGGCCTCGCCGCGCGGCAGGTGGACGACGAGGGGCCGCTGGCGCCGCCCACGGCCTGGCCGGCCTGGCTGCAGGGCGCCGCCCGCACCGGCCCGGCGGCACCGGCCTCGGCGCGCCAGGCGTCGGGCCTCGATCGATCGCTCCTCGACGAGATTCCCGCGCTGGTCGTGCGGCGCGGATCGTCGGACGCGTCCCGCATCGTCGTCGCGCTCGACCGGCCCTACATCCTGGAGCACCTGCTGCCGGACCTGCTCGCGAGCACGCTCGAGGGCGGCATCCCCGTCGTCTACGACGTCCTCATCAACCGCGAGGACGAGCCCGACCAGGTCATCTACGCGTCGAGGGACGGCCTCACGCCCGCCGACTTCGACGGCTGGGTGTCGCT
Proteins encoded in this window:
- a CDS encoding amidohydrolase family protein; the protein is MAVLYAAENAWVTLMAGFTTIQSVGSASDKALRDAINRGVLPGPRLLSSLGQISNPKMTPDEMRARVRQLKADGADLVKIFASASIRDGGVPTLSQAQLDAVCGEARAQGLRSMVHAHAPEAMMRAARAGCTTVEHGGLADAASLAFLAEKGVWFDPNIGLVTQNYLENKAKFLGIGNYTEEGFASMEKALGMKDAMFSAALKTKGLKMVMGTDAVAGAHGQNMRETIERVKSGQAPMDAIVSMTSLAAASMNLDKDVGAIAPGLQADLVAVEGDPLTDITALQRVRFVMRGGVVYKYERR
- a CDS encoding ankyrin repeat domain-containing protein is translated as MRPVSARHLPVRPDLTQLTHQARDLQRQARAGDPAAIAEMRAALGDAVTPAAPTRAQAQFALARGYGVASWPRLVDACRLVAAIWDDDVDTVRAMVRRRPALLVEMARGTSRCNWGPPMSYAANLGKDAVIRTLWDLGARDVERAFDRAVLQGRLDTATLLRDLAGRPPLPPGAVMGPCETLNAEGLAYVLDLGARVADGAGDPRAPVALVLETYSRDPRGKHACLDLLETHGVELPDTPTMAVHRGRLDLLARHLDRDPAMLERTFPFDAFFPPALGCQPDDGSAATGTPLGGATLLHMAIEYGELDVARWLLDRGMDPDARAAVDGDGFGGHTPLFSAVVSYAARLGVRYPDVASERDPFVDLLLAHGASPNARASLRSRLHVEAWHEYRDVTPLGWGTRFHDPLVVSRAALQAIAAHGGRE
- a CDS encoding TonB-dependent receptor, with amino-acid sequence MSSRRSTVVRLGAALMALVLAAPAMAQPVRYAVAGHVEIGNGQAASHLPVSLGSGSTVVASTTTDANGRFVFVDVAPGRYWIDARVGALGSWGDSIEVGPRLPEDVTVSLHLMDDVTVAGLAAPLERSVVQMGARELDSRPLRLQSRALPQALASAPGWAEEDNGLLHVRGVDDGVLFVEDGIPVYDRLDVAFGIPPSLAAAGTVDVATGHTPAQFGLKSGAVVVVNSPPAPQRWRGEARGGSGSSDLASTSASAGGPFRRGFDLFAATTAERSSRFLDPVHPDNMHNVGGVAAGSLRLRASLPRGGQATALGRLGRSRYDVPHGEAQDEAGQDQRQRIVQSAASVAWQQPLRSTALQVGAYVRRVDAQLLPSAADTPLSAASDRRHDRQGALATWSRLVGRHTLTAGGELARLALHEDFRFAVTADDADGLSDAARSFTPARPFVFGDRIARTQWSAFAQDRVDAGPVSFDVGLRYDRTSLLVEASQWSPRLGAGLDLAGLRASMRASFNRFFQPPQAEHLLLASSEAARALSPFATDDDAESGGAAIEPERQSAWELGWAQRLPASLELDVAAWRRSVENYADPNVFFGTTIVFPNAVAHGTARGLDVRLSLPPVRGWTASATYTLSKVEQEGPITGGLFLEDDLDDIGEGVVFTPDHDQRHVGALTVTWVQPVGRWSASAQARYASGTPLEVGDLDDDELDDLLERPGADLIDVGRGRVKPRLMLDLTASMRLTRAAWGTLTLGASVLNASNRRYAYNFGNPFSGTHFGAPRQLRVDLTAAFR
- a CDS encoding metalloregulator ArsR/SmtB family transcription factor, giving the protein MTAHQAAKARPGGAKPPTKAAAARRLQTAAPVFTALGDRTRLYLVTRLCDAGPQSIASLAAGTDLTRQAVTKHLRVLSNAGLARADRTGREQRWRVDQARLAEVRRLLGQIASDWDQSLARLRTFVEEDR
- a CDS encoding peptidase dimerization domain-containing protein, encoding MARARMRTWGMVAVAVVGVAGPAASQETQTEREAAKDVLRQMAALEASLDVPALVTTIQAPNARRDGVAARAKALLDTELLALSDDICTHPEVGYEETRSAEKLTATLRAHGFSVEMGGGGFATAFTARYKGASGRPNLGVIVEYDALRGTQGAFHGDQHCAQGPVGIAAAIAVAEFLAAEHLPGTVTVFGTPAEELLEPSAKTVMHKANVFHGMDVIVRSHASTVTSRPAPGFGTCCLNIDGVKYTFSGAPAHQMTAWNGRNALTAVIKLFDNIDGVRSNIRPEARIQGIITEGGAAPNVVPDRTQADFYIRYPDEVYLKTVRGFVDDAAKAAALATGTKVKIDNYGSNRDGISVATLAELAFAYMKRYGAGKVLDQPGKPQGFEESGSVSRDIPGVGFSAYTSDWPNHTYEMDQDNLKPVGHDGFRVQAQAMAALLTDFATNEAYRAAVKKEFDGIKGLFGQYLSALEKTYQDPKVADPK